A single Microbacterium protaetiae DNA region contains:
- the wecB gene encoding non-hydrolyzing UDP-N-acetylglucosamine 2-epimerase: MQIVPAQRLRAVFIVGTRPEAIKMLPLIVAVRDSAHFEPVVVSTGQHAEMVASVLSIGGIIPDVTFELPDGPRSLNDLFAFILEQLEDYLGDRFGPPLPPAEASYASGYPAACFVHGDTTSAAAAALAAFHLHLPVIHVEAGLRTSNTLSPFPEELNRQLISRIAALHLAPTFRNKANLVGEGIPFGRVFVTGNTAIDALRLAVTENPRFEDPRLADLDGPSAPRLVVVTAHRRENWGAPLERIADAVATCAREYPDVRFVVALHPNPAVAGILTARLGDRPNITLVAAMRYIEFAHLLDIATIAITDSGGIQEEAPALGTPVICVRETTERQEGVDAGTVELVGTDTERIVAAVRALLDDPRELNRRSLKANPYGDGQASSRILRALEHIVFNAPAPAPFGPGFDRTAVLAAGGSGDPVESGWVSSWPLPAEDA, from the coding sequence ATGCAAATCGTTCCCGCTCAGCGACTTCGTGCCGTGTTCATCGTGGGCACGCGGCCCGAAGCCATCAAGATGCTGCCGCTGATCGTCGCTGTTCGTGACAGCGCCCATTTCGAGCCGGTCGTCGTTTCGACGGGCCAGCACGCCGAGATGGTGGCCTCGGTGCTCTCCATCGGCGGCATCATCCCCGATGTGACGTTCGAGCTGCCTGATGGTCCGCGGTCGCTGAACGATCTGTTCGCCTTCATCCTGGAACAGCTCGAGGACTACCTCGGTGATCGCTTCGGCCCGCCGCTGCCGCCGGCCGAAGCGAGTTATGCAAGCGGCTACCCCGCCGCGTGCTTCGTGCACGGCGACACCACGAGTGCGGCCGCCGCGGCGCTGGCCGCCTTCCACCTGCATTTGCCGGTGATCCATGTCGAAGCCGGATTGCGCACCTCCAACACGCTGTCGCCGTTCCCCGAGGAACTGAACCGACAGCTCATCTCCCGCATCGCGGCGTTGCATCTGGCACCGACGTTCCGCAACAAGGCGAATCTGGTGGGGGAGGGCATTCCGTTCGGGCGCGTGTTCGTCACCGGCAATACCGCGATCGACGCCCTGCGCCTCGCCGTCACCGAGAACCCGCGCTTCGAAGACCCACGCCTGGCCGACCTCGACGGGCCGTCGGCACCCCGGCTCGTGGTGGTCACCGCGCACCGCCGCGAGAACTGGGGCGCACCCCTGGAAAGGATCGCCGACGCAGTGGCCACCTGTGCCCGGGAGTATCCCGACGTTCGGTTCGTCGTCGCTCTCCATCCGAATCCCGCAGTCGCCGGCATTCTCACCGCACGGCTGGGCGACCGTCCGAACATCACGCTCGTCGCGGCGATGCGCTATATCGAATTCGCCCACCTGCTCGACATCGCGACGATCGCGATCACAGATTCGGGCGGCATCCAAGAAGAGGCACCGGCCTTGGGCACGCCGGTCATCTGCGTGCGCGAGACGACCGAGCGACAAGAGGGCGTGGACGCCGGCACCGTGGAACTCGTGGGTACCGACACCGAACGGATCGTGGCCGCCGTCCGGGCGCTTCTCGACGACCCCCGCGAGCTGAACCGCCGTAGCCTGAAGGCCAACCCGTACGGTGACGGTCAGGCGTCATCACGGATTCTGCGCGCCCTCGAGCACATAGTCTTCAACGCGCCCGCACCTGCTCCGTTCGGGCCCGGGTTCGACCGCACCGCGGTGCTGGCTGCGGGCGGCAGCGGCGACCCGGTCGAATCGGGCTGGGTGTCGAGCTGGCCGCTTCCCGCAGAGGACGCCTGA